A single Megachile rotundata isolate GNS110a chromosome 9, iyMegRotu1, whole genome shotgun sequence DNA region contains:
- the Teh1 gene encoding tipE homolog 1 phospholipid transfer protein isoform X1: MRGSSSELLLEASCVQCQSDHQADQRRHQQQQHQLNEKHDFQERELRRRKLLELGFGASRRRPPRRTCRQRFNFYATSALAFVATSGGAALLFLVPLYVDQAISTLAADFSPDPVICTTSRREEVAGLFNCTWTSCREGCTSDVYRCTHIYVTYTPWSNASMNDTGGRGNSTGVQQTSTTTVPTPGDVEAVLLVNIKGCGYPPIVDCENFTRELGYKGAKFPCHYSRVNRSIVMPNYNREAQVTTIIHFFAAPFVVTLATSVALCVMHCDCRCSPPPRHSSRGMRRGRGNDLRIELCKFCNIHIGR, encoded by the exons ATGCGCGGGAGCAGCTCTGAGCTCCTGCTGGAGGCGAGCTGCGTCCAGTGTCAGAGCGATCACCAGGCCGATCAGCGCAGACATCAGCAACAGCAGCATCAGCTGAACGAGAAACACGACTTCCAGGAGCGAGAGCTACGTCGTCGCAAACTGTTGGAGCTCGGGTTCGGCGCTTCGCGGCGCCGACCGCCACGGCGTACCTGCCGTCAGCGGTTCAACTTTTACGCCACCTCGGCGTTGGCCTTCGTCGCGACGTCCGGCGGCGCGGCGCTACTTTTCCTGGTGCCGTTGTACGTCGATCAGGCGATTAGCACCCTGGCAGCTGACTTCTCGCCGGACCCTGTCATTTGCACCACCTCCAGGCGAGAGGAAGTCGCCGGATTGTTCAATTGTACTTGGACCTCCTGTCGCGAAGGATGCACCAGTGACGTTTACAGATGCACGCATATATACGTCACATACACACCATGGAGTAACGCTAGCATGAACGATACTGGGGGCAGGGGGAACTCCACCGGTGTTCAACAAACCTCGACCACTACTG TGCCGACGCCAGGCGACGTGGAGGCGGTGCTCCTGGTGAACATCAAAGGGTGCGGCTATCCTCCGATCGTCGATTGCGAGAACTTCACCCGCGAACTGGGCTACAAGGGCGCGAAATTCCCCTGCCATTACAGCCGAGTGAATCGCAGCATAGTGATGCCGAACTATAATCGCGAGGCGCAGGTCACCACCATCATACACTTCTTCGCGGCGCCTTTCGTAGTGACTCTCGCGACCAGCGTTGCTCTGTGTGTGATGCATTGTGACTGCAGATGCAGTCCACCGCCACGACATTCGTCGCGAGGGATGAGAAGAGGCAGGGGCAACGATCTCAG
- the Teh1 gene encoding tipE homolog 1 phospholipid transfer protein isoform X2 — translation MRGSSSELLLEASCVQCQSDHQADQRRHQQQQHQLNEKHDFQERELRRRKLLELGFGASRRRPPRRTCRQRFNFYATSALAFVATSGGAALLFLVPLYVDQAISTLAADFSPDPVICTTSRREEVAGLFNCTWTSCREGCTSDVYRCTHIYVTYTPWSNASMNDTGGRGNSTGVQQTSTTTVPTPGDVEAVLLVNIKGCGYPPIVDCENFTRELGYKGAKFPCHYSRVNRSIVMPNYNREAQVTTIIHFFAAPFVVTLATSVALCVMHCDCRCSPPPRHSSRGMRRGRGNDLR, via the exons ATGCGCGGGAGCAGCTCTGAGCTCCTGCTGGAGGCGAGCTGCGTCCAGTGTCAGAGCGATCACCAGGCCGATCAGCGCAGACATCAGCAACAGCAGCATCAGCTGAACGAGAAACACGACTTCCAGGAGCGAGAGCTACGTCGTCGCAAACTGTTGGAGCTCGGGTTCGGCGCTTCGCGGCGCCGACCGCCACGGCGTACCTGCCGTCAGCGGTTCAACTTTTACGCCACCTCGGCGTTGGCCTTCGTCGCGACGTCCGGCGGCGCGGCGCTACTTTTCCTGGTGCCGTTGTACGTCGATCAGGCGATTAGCACCCTGGCAGCTGACTTCTCGCCGGACCCTGTCATTTGCACCACCTCCAGGCGAGAGGAAGTCGCCGGATTGTTCAATTGTACTTGGACCTCCTGTCGCGAAGGATGCACCAGTGACGTTTACAGATGCACGCATATATACGTCACATACACACCATGGAGTAACGCTAGCATGAACGATACTGGGGGCAGGGGGAACTCCACCGGTGTTCAACAAACCTCGACCACTACTG TGCCGACGCCAGGCGACGTGGAGGCGGTGCTCCTGGTGAACATCAAAGGGTGCGGCTATCCTCCGATCGTCGATTGCGAGAACTTCACCCGCGAACTGGGCTACAAGGGCGCGAAATTCCCCTGCCATTACAGCCGAGTGAATCGCAGCATAGTGATGCCGAACTATAATCGCGAGGCGCAGGTCACCACCATCATACACTTCTTCGCGGCGCCTTTCGTAGTGACTCTCGCGACCAGCGTTGCTCTGTGTGTGATGCATTGTGACTGCAGATGCAGTCCACCGCCACGACATTCGTCGCGAGGGATGAGAAGAGGCAGGGGCAACGATCTCAGGTAA